One region of Cyanobium sp. M30B3 genomic DNA includes:
- a CDS encoding glycosyltransferase gives MRLLIYDTEMRSANGYLPRAIATAAEGLLGPGDVRLCDHATVVGLAASGAWDGLLAIGGAGADHHLITALMETPILRILWTTEDPYERRLLERVEPAFHHVFSNELLCDGASPRTTYLPLAAEPSLHHRPLRTHDSDYVYDLTFVGTAWPNRVRSLNRLLQQLPAGLRLHLCLPWNRHIPEPKLPGIGVLPQLRLSMGDLCDIWNRSRVVLTIGREFTAGGSAGAQARGSSPPPRVYETAMAGGFQVALAGAGMDVAAAYGKHIPIAADEAEAAAWVLAHLADPDQRIARAAEHQAHTLAHHTYRHRLTAVLDRFRTLAASQLQPGIAHPSREPAVLHLAHNLVGLGLRRAGGTERYVQEIALQQRRNRPNRRVLALAPKDAIRLALLDYGPDRAQVLETIRLGRVSRLSGSNQMYEQALAQVISSQGIGLVHVHHLIGLPLSLPLVAKALGCRVVLTIHDYHMVCHRYTLLTPDGQFCHIDQQDDPSISCRLCLQASGMQGDERQRRMALTRRSIGAADVILANTTTSAEIVAAVYPEVANRIQVLEMLTPELDGLNRARRKRCRTHHPGPLQVGVIGNAMPHKGLTTLVRVIKASRGLPIELHILGATPELHGALQESGLTASEPPIMSCQGSYGRSELIGLLMQLDAALFLSTWPETYNICLGEAMRLGVVPVATDLGAHRDRVVNGETGILVSANNPLEVIQALLLLQGDRDLHARLSGAAAAVPLQSSISHGDELERIYHRLAPWRGQDQIATPPRLDSQIDLAALGLRLAQNRWGEPGVDWDPAT, from the coding sequence ATGAGGCTCCTCATCTACGACACGGAGATGCGCTCGGCCAACGGCTACCTGCCACGGGCGATTGCCACAGCGGCGGAGGGGCTGCTGGGCCCAGGCGATGTGCGGCTGTGTGACCACGCCACCGTGGTGGGGCTGGCGGCATCCGGGGCGTGGGATGGCCTGCTGGCCATCGGTGGGGCAGGCGCTGATCACCATCTGATCACGGCCCTGATGGAGACCCCGATCCTGCGCATTCTCTGGACCACAGAGGACCCCTACGAACGGCGCCTGCTGGAACGGGTGGAACCGGCTTTCCACCATGTGTTCAGCAATGAACTGCTCTGTGATGGGGCGAGTCCGCGCACCACCTACCTGCCCCTGGCCGCCGAACCCTCGCTGCACCATCGGCCCCTGCGGACCCATGACAGCGACTACGTCTACGACCTCACCTTCGTCGGCACCGCCTGGCCCAATCGGGTCCGCAGTCTCAACCGCCTGCTCCAGCAGCTGCCGGCCGGTCTGCGGCTCCATCTCTGCCTGCCCTGGAACCGCCATATCCCCGAGCCCAAGCTGCCCGGCATCGGCGTGCTTCCCCAACTGCGCCTGAGCATGGGCGATCTCTGTGACATCTGGAACCGCTCGCGGGTGGTGCTGACGATCGGCAGGGAGTTCACCGCTGGCGGATCAGCTGGGGCGCAGGCGCGGGGGAGCTCACCGCCACCCCGTGTCTACGAAACAGCGATGGCCGGAGGGTTTCAGGTGGCCCTGGCCGGAGCGGGGATGGACGTGGCAGCGGCCTACGGCAAGCACATTCCCATCGCGGCCGACGAAGCCGAGGCTGCCGCCTGGGTACTGGCCCACCTGGCAGACCCCGACCAGCGGATCGCCCGGGCCGCGGAGCATCAGGCGCACACCCTGGCACACCACACCTATCGCCACCGGCTCACCGCCGTGCTGGACAGGTTCAGAACCCTGGCCGCAAGCCAGCTCCAGCCAGGGATCGCCCATCCCAGCCGCGAGCCGGCCGTGCTGCACCTGGCCCACAACCTGGTGGGCCTGGGGCTGCGGCGGGCCGGAGGCACTGAGAGGTACGTGCAGGAGATTGCCCTGCAGCAGCGGCGGAACAGGCCCAACCGCCGGGTCCTGGCCCTGGCTCCAAAGGATGCGATCCGGCTGGCGCTGCTGGACTACGGACCGGATCGGGCCCAGGTGCTGGAGACAATCCGGCTGGGACGGGTGAGTCGGCTTTCCGGCAGCAATCAGATGTATGAGCAAGCCTTAGCCCAGGTGATCAGCAGCCAGGGCATCGGCTTGGTGCACGTGCATCATCTGATCGGCCTGCCCCTGAGCCTGCCCCTCGTGGCCAAGGCGCTGGGTTGCCGGGTGGTGCTGACCATCCACGATTACCACATGGTGTGCCATCGCTACACTCTGCTCACCCCGGACGGGCAGTTCTGCCACATTGATCAGCAGGACGATCCCAGTATCAGCTGCCGCCTGTGCCTGCAGGCCAGCGGCATGCAGGGCGACGAGCGTCAGCGCAGAATGGCACTCACACGCCGCAGCATCGGCGCCGCCGATGTCATTTTAGCCAATACAACCACCAGTGCCGAAATTGTGGCAGCCGTTTATCCCGAGGTTGCCAATCGTATCCAGGTGCTCGAGATGCTCACTCCCGAGCTGGATGGGTTGAACCGCGCCCGCCGGAAGCGCTGCAGAACCCATCATCCAGGCCCCCTTCAGGTGGGTGTGATCGGTAATGCGATGCCCCACAAGGGGCTTACCACCCTGGTGCGGGTGATCAAGGCAAGCCGGGGCCTGCCGATCGAGCTTCACATCCTGGGGGCGACGCCGGAACTGCATGGGGCCCTCCAGGAGTCAGGACTGACCGCAAGCGAGCCTCCGATCATGAGTTGCCAGGGCAGTTACGGTCGCTCTGAGCTGATCGGCCTACTGATGCAGCTGGATGCAGCGCTGTTCCTCTCCACCTGGCCGGAGACCTACAACATCTGCCTGGGCGAGGCGATGCGGCTGGGAGTGGTGCCGGTAGCAACTGACCTGGGTGCACACCGTGACAGAGTGGTGAATGGGGAGACGGGAATTCTGGTGAGTGCCAATAACCCATTGGAGGTGATTCAGGCCCTTCTACTTCTTCAAGGCGACCGGGATCTGCACGCCCGCTTATCAGGTGCTGCTGCGGCTGTTCCACTACAGAGCAGCATCAGCCATGGAGATGAGCTGGAGAGGATCTATCACCGACTCGCCCCCTGGCGGGGCCAAGATCAAATTGCGACGCCACCTCGCCTGGATTCGCAGATCGATCTCGCAGCCCTCGGCCTGCGCCTGGCCCAGAATCGCTGGGGGGAACCTGGTGTGGACTGGGATCCAGCCACCTGA
- a CDS encoding FkbM family methyltransferase: MWKPRRLYSQNFEDLYLYRLFCNIEHGFYIDAGAWSPDIDSVTKIFYENGWRGINLEPLQECFETLQSKRPDDINLCFAVVDEPSVGFVDLAVLGDCPSENGLHHLLDTATADDTRTTSRHNTSRARRVAATTLREVIERYARPRHINFLKLDIEGAEYKAIKGLSLATLDDELKPEVILLEATLPVSRLAAPHRSSCRQHLEANGYTFLYFDGLNDYYCRSHLHSSLIQLMLPPNIFDVVPVGSSLIFNKLDSSVAKDASIDSLQSQLADQLEANENLRKELATEGDSIKELMLEAQELQHALDLEKVTSRQNKEEMERLYFSINEEKDKAIQALNHSNEQRDIFQSQLHQVQEELEACAHLVTELQTMVRQSNHHKDHLIRLINRMGKLLAISIRSNYRLESYRSPARTP; the protein is encoded by the coding sequence ATGTGGAAGCCACGCAGACTTTATTCACAGAACTTTGAAGATCTGTATCTGTACAGACTGTTTTGCAATATAGAGCACGGATTCTACATAGATGCAGGCGCATGGAGCCCAGACATCGATAGTGTTACAAAGATATTTTACGAAAATGGTTGGCGCGGGATCAATCTTGAACCTTTGCAAGAATGCTTTGAGACTCTTCAGAGCAAGCGACCCGATGACATTAATTTATGTTTTGCCGTGGTCGATGAGCCTTCAGTTGGCTTTGTTGACCTGGCAGTACTTGGAGATTGTCCAAGCGAGAATGGACTGCACCATTTACTAGATACAGCTACGGCAGACGACACAAGAACTACATCTCGGCATAACACTTCTCGCGCACGACGAGTCGCCGCCACCACATTACGTGAAGTCATTGAACGATATGCTCGTCCAAGGCATATCAACTTTCTTAAGTTAGATATTGAAGGCGCCGAATACAAGGCGATAAAGGGACTCTCCTTGGCAACACTCGATGACGAACTCAAACCCGAGGTCATCCTATTAGAAGCAACCCTGCCCGTTTCGCGATTAGCCGCACCACATCGAAGCAGCTGCAGGCAACACCTTGAAGCCAATGGCTACACTTTCTTATACTTTGATGGACTTAACGACTATTACTGCAGAAGCCATCTGCACAGTAGCCTTATCCAATTAATGCTCCCGCCCAATATTTTTGATGTAGTACCCGTCGGTTCATCTTTGATCTTCAACAAGCTTGATAGCTCCGTCGCCAAGGATGCAAGCATCGATTCTCTTCAATCACAGCTGGCCGACCAATTAGAGGCCAACGAGAATCTTCGCAAAGAACTAGCCACCGAAGGAGATAGCATAAAAGAACTAATGCTAGAAGCACAAGAACTTCAACATGCATTGGATTTGGAGAAAGTCACTTCGAGGCAAAACAAGGAAGAGATGGAGAGACTTTACTTTTCAATCAATGAGGAAAAAGACAAAGCAATTCAGGCCTTAAACCATAGCAACGAGCAACGAGATATCTTTCAATCTCAGCTCCACCAAGTTCAGGAGGAACTAGAAGCTTGCGCTCATCTAGTGACTGAGTTGCAAACCATGGTTAGACAGAGTAATCACCACAAAGATCATCTCATAAGACTTATTAACCGCATGGGCAAGCTTCTGGCTATTTCAATTCGCAGCAACTATAGGCTGGAAAGTTATAGATCGCCAGCTAGAACGCCTTAG
- a CDS encoding glycosyltransferase, translated as MSRASFDLLLITGSIADPAVDLDWLVRRARQHHCHVAFWLHDDPYEFDLHWRLADLGCPVFTNEPNCLPDYPPSCRARPLALAASTLDDLAVASERTAPEVDLAFCGVAFPQRVATLRQLRAAGFSLACWGEGWPDDLDGTVNLRLGPAGLRLLYRRCLFVVNLGRELAIANRRHQIAASMPGPRTFEAALNGAVQLYIGQSPRIEKYYSPEQGVIPAGSVEEVGTLLERARQEPEWHRQLGSSAAQHTRRRHLYRHRCHDLLAALHGDGEPA; from the coding sequence GTGAGCAGGGCATCCTTCGACCTGCTGCTGATCACGGGCTCGATTGCCGATCCAGCCGTTGATCTGGATTGGCTTGTGCGTCGCGCGCGCCAGCACCACTGCCACGTGGCCTTCTGGCTCCACGACGATCCCTATGAGTTCGACCTGCACTGGCGACTTGCAGATCTGGGCTGTCCGGTGTTCACCAATGAGCCGAATTGTCTGCCCGATTACCCGCCCAGCTGTCGAGCCCGGCCTCTGGCCCTGGCTGCCTCCACCCTGGATGATCTGGCAGTGGCTTCGGAGCGCACTGCACCGGAGGTGGACCTGGCCTTCTGTGGGGTCGCCTTCCCCCAGCGTGTTGCCACACTGAGACAGCTGAGGGCCGCAGGATTCAGCCTGGCCTGCTGGGGAGAGGGCTGGCCGGACGATCTCGATGGAACGGTGAACCTGCGGCTTGGTCCCGCCGGACTGCGGCTGCTCTATCGCCGCTGCCTGTTCGTGGTGAATCTGGGCCGGGAGCTGGCCATCGCCAACCGACGCCATCAGATCGCCGCCTCCATGCCCGGGCCACGCACGTTTGAAGCCGCCCTGAATGGAGCTGTGCAGCTCTATATCGGCCAAAGCCCAAGAATTGAGAAGTACTACTCCCCAGAGCAAGGCGTGATCCCTGCAGGAAGCGTGGAAGAGGTGGGAACACTGCTGGAGCGGGCCAGGCAGGAACCCGAGTGGCACCGGCAACTCGGCAGCAGCGCGGCACAGCACACCCGGCGCCGGCATCTCTATCGGCACCGCTGTCACGATCTGCTGGCCGCGCTGCATGGCGACGGTGAACCGGCATGA
- a CDS encoding methyltransferase domain-containing protein, with protein sequence MEIGPFDRPAVEFLRGPGVVIDYADYLDTAELMARARTIPERNPDTVPLIRYVLSNGGYGQIKTQYDAVVSQHCLEHQPDLVAHLQQVARLLHPHGIYLCSIPDRRRCFDRHLAPTGLVNVLAAHLEGRTKPSLESILEHRCFTVSDWQNAPDPAVALPVNLRDRLEQACSEYRSNPYVDVHCWKFTSESLRRLIKSLVALGYLPATTSVRFYNLGNEFAMALAFSPEARPAFTGGK encoded by the coding sequence TTGGAAATTGGGCCGTTCGATCGTCCAGCCGTGGAGTTTCTTCGTGGCCCCGGAGTTGTCATTGACTACGCCGATTATCTGGATACAGCTGAGCTGATGGCAAGGGCCAGAACCATCCCAGAGCGTAATCCCGATACTGTTCCGCTGATCCGCTATGTCCTCTCTAATGGGGGCTATGGGCAGATTAAGACCCAATATGATGCTGTTGTGTCTCAGCATTGCCTAGAGCACCAGCCCGACCTCGTGGCCCATCTCCAGCAGGTAGCACGGTTGCTTCATCCCCACGGCATCTATCTGTGTTCGATCCCAGATCGACGCCGATGTTTCGATCGCCACCTTGCTCCCACTGGTCTTGTGAATGTTCTTGCAGCCCATCTCGAGGGTCGTACAAAACCATCCCTTGAATCCATTCTTGAGCATCGATGCTTCACGGTGTCGGATTGGCAGAATGCTCCAGACCCGGCGGTTGCATTGCCCGTGAATCTTCGTGATCGCCTAGAGCAGGCCTGCTCTGAATACAGATCCAATCCCTATGTTGATGTTCATTGTTGGAAGTTCACCAGTGAAAGCCTCAGGCGTTTAATCAAATCCTTGGTGGCACTTGGGTATCTGCCTGCCACTACCTCGGTTCGGTTCTATAATCTAGGTAATGAGTTCGCTATGGCGCTGGCATTCTCCCCGGAGGCTCGCCCGGCTTTCACGGGAGGGAAATAG
- a CDS encoding glycosyltransferase, translating into MALLAQLREQDYPAALLRPVLGLCHPGLDSECLDLELVPPSILLAPRFPELLGECCLDPLLVELAHGCDLRSFVDGPLNRVLRGERPLYKGLPALPIVGYRELQRSSRSGRRLLRATSALTCLAREAGLVARAQAAPSRFPNRLPGSALTRWAPSHLDALLESPWIWIDGPGQRDGACTAQNLELDGHMAVSERNAAAQLVLDASRLVLEGGAWYLIWNRVEPPPAGWAALIRGLVRLRNRPLVQLGLTSDGLREILPPRPSTAPALLAMSAHWLARRQPAQIETFLSHWLVGPAGSHKPRLDPDLLPHRDQPLRPTPMGGVLVLAATAEQVAELGEEWLRQRALHLACEGGFPRAGVLQLSGGEAGDPLQQLLCVAGKDGVKGVGETGLAFIGPHDQLAPGAWRHLAAVLAWRPDLLLCSDEELLWCSEPHRIGQRQFAAAPTPFRLLSRGHLPGLVALPARRVASLDLQPSYGSLHALLRDLGLQWLEQGGAIEALPQALLRREPHTNPTLLAISTPAQRQLFSADQLLELEQLSLRRAPAWLAPGGRLQPGPRQGSVLLRYEPPAETRVSVIIPFRDQPLLTRQCVLSLLEQAGPTPLELVLVDNGSTEPEAIALADELAPRAAACGIPLIGLRDDSPFNFAALNNRARASCTGSFLLFLNNDIRFASPRPIEALLDPFALASTGAVSARLLFEDGTIQHHGLAAAPRQPHDILSPGKGLRPGVDTDPFAALELPEQWSAATAACLLMRTADFDRLGGFDESFVVAYNDVDLCWRLTAEGRAVIVTPEPRIIHAESKSRGDDIAGEKRNRLARESGALRRRYPLRFQQGDPLYHRFLGPASHRFEPLALPPRPLALSRERILYSWVHPQWRKPGERPLLIYVHWDGGGQVRPDVLEQLRAYRPHADLVFVSAAPALLEQTAAMAQLRDLCAVVLVRHNEGYDFGSWQTGLAFCRRWIDRAPLLILTNDSCYGPLHSLAGLFERLAASQADVVGLTESTAIRSHLQSYFMAYRPRVFRTTLFWAFWEQIRVWPSKIDLVRACEVGWSEILSNAGFRLEALYLAGEHGNVTHTHWRELLEKLRFPFLKTELLRLNPIRQDIDAWYPVARACNPQVAAMIRHHLDSDHS; encoded by the coding sequence ATGGCTTTGCTGGCCCAGTTGCGCGAGCAGGACTATCCGGCGGCCCTGTTGCGCCCCGTTCTCGGCCTGTGCCATCCGGGCTTGGATTCGGAGTGTCTCGATCTGGAGTTGGTGCCTCCATCGATCCTGCTCGCCCCTCGTTTTCCCGAGCTCCTGGGCGAGTGCTGTCTCGATCCCCTTCTGGTGGAGCTGGCCCACGGGTGTGATCTCCGCTCGTTTGTGGACGGGCCCCTCAATCGGGTGTTGCGCGGAGAACGTCCCCTCTACAAAGGCCTGCCGGCCCTGCCGATCGTTGGTTATCGGGAGCTTCAGCGCTCCAGCCGCTCCGGCCGTCGCCTGTTGCGAGCAACCTCTGCACTCACCTGCCTGGCGCGGGAGGCTGGCCTGGTGGCCAGGGCGCAGGCTGCCCCCTCCCGCTTCCCCAACCGCCTGCCTGGCTCGGCCCTGACGCGCTGGGCCCCCAGTCATCTGGATGCCCTGCTTGAGAGCCCCTGGATATGGATCGACGGGCCTGGCCAGAGGGATGGAGCGTGCACCGCCCAGAATCTGGAGCTGGATGGGCACATGGCTGTCAGCGAACGCAACGCTGCCGCCCAACTGGTGTTGGACGCCAGCCGTCTGGTCCTGGAGGGAGGTGCCTGGTATCTGATCTGGAATCGGGTTGAGCCCCCACCTGCCGGCTGGGCGGCGCTGATCCGGGGGTTGGTAAGGCTGCGGAACCGTCCCCTCGTTCAGTTGGGACTGACCAGTGACGGGCTGCGCGAGATCCTGCCGCCTCGGCCCAGTACCGCCCCTGCCCTGCTGGCGATGTCCGCCCATTGGTTGGCACGTCGCCAACCTGCCCAGATCGAGACATTTCTGAGCCACTGGTTGGTCGGGCCAGCAGGTTCACACAAGCCAAGGTTGGATCCGGATCTGCTGCCTCATCGGGATCAACCGCTCAGGCCCACGCCCATGGGGGGAGTGCTGGTGCTGGCGGCGACGGCTGAGCAAGTGGCAGAGCTCGGTGAGGAGTGGTTGCGGCAGCGTGCACTCCATCTGGCATGCGAGGGGGGATTTCCCCGGGCTGGGGTGTTGCAGCTCTCAGGCGGTGAAGCAGGTGATCCGCTGCAACAGCTCCTCTGTGTCGCAGGCAAGGATGGAGTGAAGGGCGTGGGTGAGACCGGGCTTGCCTTCATCGGCCCCCACGACCAGCTCGCCCCCGGGGCCTGGCGGCACTTGGCGGCCGTGCTGGCCTGGCGCCCGGATCTCCTGCTCTGCAGCGATGAGGAGCTGCTCTGGTGCTCCGAGCCCCATCGGATCGGCCAGCGCCAGTTCGCCGCGGCGCCCACCCCCTTCCGCCTGCTCAGCCGCGGCCACCTGCCCGGCCTGGTCGCCCTGCCGGCCAGGCGCGTGGCCTCCCTCGATCTCCAGCCCAGTTACGGCTCCCTGCACGCCCTGTTGCGCGATCTGGGCCTGCAGTGGCTGGAGCAGGGCGGCGCCATCGAGGCGCTGCCCCAGGCCCTGCTGCGCCGCGAGCCCCACACCAACCCCACCCTGCTGGCGATCAGCACCCCCGCCCAGCGTCAGCTGTTCAGCGCCGACCAGCTCCTGGAACTCGAGCAGCTGAGCCTGCGCCGGGCGCCGGCCTGGCTGGCCCCCGGCGGCCGGCTGCAGCCAGGTCCTCGCCAGGGCAGTGTGCTGCTCCGTTACGAGCCACCTGCGGAGACCCGGGTCTCGGTGATCATTCCCTTCCGGGATCAGCCCCTGCTCACCCGCCAGTGTGTGCTCAGCCTGCTGGAGCAGGCCGGCCCCACCCCCCTGGAGCTGGTGCTGGTCGACAACGGCAGCACCGAGCCTGAGGCCATCGCCCTGGCGGACGAGCTCGCCCCCCGGGCGGCGGCCTGCGGAATCCCCCTGATCGGACTCCGCGACGACAGCCCCTTCAATTTCGCCGCCCTCAACAACAGGGCCCGGGCCTCCTGCACGGGCAGCTTCCTGCTCTTCCTCAACAACGACATCCGCTTCGCCTCACCCAGGCCGATCGAGGCCCTGCTCGATCCCTTCGCCCTGGCCAGCACGGGGGCTGTGAGTGCCCGCCTGCTGTTTGAAGACGGCACCATCCAGCATCACGGCCTGGCCGCGGCCCCCCGCCAGCCCCACGACATCCTCTCCCCGGGCAAGGGGCTGCGGCCGGGGGTGGACACGGATCCCTTCGCGGCGCTTGAGCTGCCGGAGCAGTGGTCCGCCGCCACGGCCGCCTGCCTGCTGATGCGAACGGCCGACTTTGATCGCCTGGGCGGCTTCGATGAATCCTTTGTTGTTGCCTACAACGACGTGGATCTCTGCTGGCGGCTCACCGCCGAGGGGCGCGCGGTGATCGTGACCCCCGAGCCGCGGATCATCCATGCCGAATCGAAGAGCCGCGGCGATGACATCGCCGGCGAGAAGCGCAACCGCCTGGCCCGGGAATCCGGGGCCCTGCGCCGCCGCTACCCGTTGCGCTTTCAGCAGGGTGATCCCCTTTACCACCGCTTTCTCGGCCCCGCCTCCCATCGCTTCGAGCCCCTGGCGCTGCCCCCTAGGCCCCTGGCGCTTTCCCGGGAGCGGATCCTTTACAGCTGGGTTCATCCGCAGTGGCGCAAGCCCGGCGAGCGCCCGCTACTGATCTATGTGCACTGGGATGGGGGAGGGCAAGTGCGCCCGGATGTGCTGGAGCAGCTGCGCGCCTACCGGCCCCATGCCGATCTGGTGTTCGTGTCGGCGGCACCGGCCCTGCTGGAGCAGACAGCCGCCATGGCCCAGTTGCGGGACCTCTGTGCGGTGGTGCTGGTGCGCCACAACGAGGGCTACGACTTCGGAAGCTGGCAGACCGGCCTGGCCTTCTGCCGCCGCTGGATCGACCGCGCGCCCTTGCTGATCCTCACCAATGACAGTTGTTATGGGCCACTCCACAGTTTGGCTGGCTTGTTTGAGCGGCTGGCTGCCAGCCAGGCCGATGTGGTGGGCCTCACCGAGAGCACGGCGATCCGCTCCCACCTGCAGAGTTACTTCATGGCCTATCGGCCCCGGGTCTTCCGCACCACCCTGTTCTGGGCCTTCTGGGAGCAGATCCGTGTATGGCCCTCGAAGATCGATCTCGTGCGGGCCTGCGAAGTGGGCTGGAGCGAGATTCTCAGCAACGCGGGGTTCCGTCTGGAGGCGCTCTACCTCGCCGGAGAGCACGGCAATGTCACCCACACCCACTGGCGAGAGCTCCTCGAGAAGCTGCGCTTTCCCTTTCTCAAGACCGAGCTGCTGAGGCTGAATCCCATTCGTCAGGATATCGACGCTTGGTATCCGGTTGCCAGGGCCTGCAACCCGCAGGTGGCTGCCATGATCCGCCATCATTTGGATTCGGATCATAGCTGA
- a CDS encoding glycosyltransferase: MNISQPASLSMPLLCRGDADQLEHTLSSIAVAAMADDLWLEILLVPWQLSPCGMERASAALASHTRLVWLEHNASSEPAALQQAWRQARGSWIWWLEAGDQLMPAALVDWFNIVNQEPQLLLVAGEGEHLAWDGQALRRHRARPTSTWVPQLTIQGLYCPGAVVWRRSLLALSTALREEHGPAHLQLSLMETLAAHSPRCLAVPELWVRTRSASDWQRPGRCRGQAMALTQCLADQLGDSPGDMLHSYGLQLQRGEALPQPERTWLEELDNAVTTAESLLSAPTLLRLRQAWGLDPEVQPWQELLETHLAASGLEDLWCVTLLRNLLHPELGALHLGSPWGPNLRLAVRLVSPELWGQYRLLRQDAELLEVLNQSVRGLPLIGVLQWLEQPLLQERFPLPEALHLYGRWWGDHAQDELSHIRFGAGGRMETEPYEEDNPRPPRERPFGVNLIGHAFEVFGVGEDVRMASLALTSAEIPFCVVNVPANNGAYCGERSLEAKTLSPGELGPYQFNLVCLTALSHGSWIAREGLGQQSGRTTIVTWPWETQTWPEEWKCMIPLADMFWPASTFTAKALEPFSDPVQRPLKVMPMTVHIDNAELYQNPACREQTRKRWKLEQDAKLILFIFDLKSSLERKNPWGAVRVFQQAFPLEASEQAQLVIKVLGQQRKNIEWERLQEEAARDPRLKIIESNLSRQELLELIGCCDAFLSLHRSEGFGRGIAEAGILGVPVVASAFGGNTDFCKGPNFYLVNCSARMISADAYPNALGHYWGEPNLNEAAVLLRSALNTNCKSPQSSTQEFNLSHLSHEACGKRYKDALVRHAMNRPKQA, encoded by the coding sequence TTGAACATCAGCCAGCCAGCCAGCCTCTCCATGCCGCTGCTCTGCCGTGGAGATGCAGACCAGTTGGAGCACACCTTGAGCAGCATCGCCGTTGCCGCCATGGCTGATGATCTCTGGCTCGAGATCCTGCTGGTGCCTTGGCAGCTTTCGCCCTGCGGAATGGAACGCGCCTCCGCTGCCCTTGCCAGCCATACGCGGCTGGTATGGCTGGAGCACAACGCTTCCAGTGAACCGGCCGCCCTCCAGCAGGCCTGGCGCCAGGCTCGGGGATCATGGATCTGGTGGCTGGAGGCCGGCGACCAGCTCATGCCAGCAGCACTGGTGGACTGGTTCAACATCGTCAATCAGGAACCGCAACTGCTGTTGGTCGCCGGTGAAGGAGAGCATCTGGCCTGGGATGGCCAGGCTCTCAGGCGGCATCGCGCACGACCCACCAGCACGTGGGTGCCGCAACTCACGATCCAGGGGCTCTACTGCCCAGGGGCGGTCGTGTGGCGACGGAGCCTGCTGGCCCTCTCCACGGCGCTGCGAGAAGAGCACGGTCCAGCCCACCTGCAGCTCAGTCTGATGGAAACCCTGGCAGCGCACAGCCCGCGCTGCTTGGCAGTTCCCGAGCTCTGGGTGCGCACCCGCAGCGCCAGCGATTGGCAGAGACCGGGACGGTGCAGGGGCCAGGCGATGGCACTCACCCAATGCTTAGCCGACCAGCTCGGCGATTCACCCGGCGACATGTTGCATAGCTATGGGCTGCAGCTCCAGCGTGGGGAGGCCCTGCCCCAGCCCGAACGCACCTGGCTGGAAGAACTTGACAATGCCGTCACCACGGCCGAATCGCTCCTCAGCGCACCCACCCTGCTGCGGCTGCGGCAGGCCTGGGGCCTGGATCCAGAGGTGCAGCCCTGGCAGGAGCTTCTAGAAACCCACCTGGCAGCGTCCGGACTGGAGGACCTGTGGTGTGTGACGCTGCTGCGCAACCTCCTGCATCCCGAACTCGGAGCCCTGCACCTGGGCTCTCCATGGGGCCCGAACCTGCGACTGGCCGTGCGGCTTGTCAGCCCCGAGTTATGGGGGCAGTACCGCCTGTTGCGACAGGACGCTGAGCTCCTGGAGGTGCTCAATCAGTCGGTGCGGGGATTGCCACTGATCGGAGTGCTGCAGTGGCTGGAACAGCCCTTGCTGCAAGAGCGGTTTCCCCTGCCGGAGGCACTCCACCTCTATGGCCGATGGTGGGGCGACCACGCCCAGGATGAGCTCAGCCATATCCGCTTTGGTGCAGGCGGCCGGATGGAGACAGAGCCTTACGAAGAAGACAACCCACGGCCGCCGCGGGAGCGGCCATTTGGCGTGAACCTGATCGGCCATGCTTTTGAAGTCTTCGGTGTGGGCGAAGACGTGCGCATGGCATCCCTGGCGTTAACCAGTGCAGAGATTCCGTTCTGTGTTGTGAATGTTCCGGCAAATAACGGCGCTTACTGTGGCGAACGCAGCCTAGAGGCCAAGACCCTATCCCCAGGGGAGCTGGGTCCGTATCAGTTCAATCTAGTTTGCCTTACCGCTTTGAGCCATGGGAGCTGGATCGCACGGGAGGGTCTGGGTCAGCAGAGCGGACGCACCACAATCGTGACCTGGCCCTGGGAAACACAGACATGGCCAGAGGAATGGAAATGCATGATTCCACTGGCCGATATGTTCTGGCCTGCGAGCACATTCACAGCTAAAGCGCTGGAACCGTTCAGCGATCCAGTCCAGCGGCCGCTGAAGGTGATGCCCATGACTGTACACATCGACAACGCTGAGCTATATCAGAATCCTGCCTGCCGTGAACAGACACGTAAGCGATGGAAACTGGAACAGGACGCAAAGCTTATTCTTTTTATTTTTGATCTTAAGTCGTCATTGGAGCGCAAAAATCCTTGGGGGGCCGTCAGAGTCTTTCAACAAGCTTTCCCTTTAGAGGCTTCTGAGCAGGCCCAACTGGTGATCAAGGTACTGGGGCAGCAAAGAAAGAACATCGAATGGGAGAGACTCCAAGAGGAGGCAGCAAGAGACCCTCGACTTAAGATAATCGAATCGAATCTGAGCCGGCAGGAACTGTTAGAACTGATTGGCTGCTGTGATGCGTTCCTTTCTCTGCACCGCAGCGAGGGCTTTGGGAGAGGAATTGCCGAAGCCGGAATCCTGGGCGTACCAGTTGTAGCTAGCGCCTTTGGAGGAAACACGGACTTCTGCAAGGGTCCAAACTTTTACCTCGTCAACTGCTCAGCCAGGATGATCTCAGCCGACGCATACCCAAATGCATTAGGACATTATTGGGGCGAGCCGAATCTAAATGAAGCAGCTGTGCTGCTTCGAAGCGCTTTGAACACTAATTGCAAATCACCACAATCAAGCACGCAAGAATTTAATTTATCACATCTCTCACACGAAGCATGTGGCAAGCGCTACAAAGATGCACTTGTTCGACATGCGATGAATCGACCAAAGCAAGCTTAA